Proteins encoded together in one Hevea brasiliensis isolate MT/VB/25A 57/8 chromosome 16, ASM3005281v1, whole genome shotgun sequence window:
- the LOC110635106 gene encoding uncharacterized protein LOC110635106 isoform X1 has translation MEDQQLFQPLLSSAAPIITPTLHNAEHDYYHINKSFSSYSSIILRLFILISIGVISLWAKYEASKGFGITIINDIKDSPLGKRFNLLYMSNDKATRLIQSSSSFVENILYPNISYTKKKVNRVTLRLARSNITNLFVVETNTNHEFVITVSPSIVGDTKNLDYALKSIVLQGLSRVWLWDDDSKDKAPPWLIDGLLEYIKTVAGYGPMRDFDGSELPEFGQFCMGDKDPWAVAQFLDHCERHSKGFIQRLNQAMKDGWDDRTVEDALGISAQNICHSFVNSANGELLQ, from the coding sequence ATGGAAGATCAACAACTCTTCCAACCCCTCCTATCCTCCGCCGCCCCCATCATCACCCCAACCCTACACAACGCTGAACATGATTATTATCATATCAACAAGAGTTTCTCTTCATATTCCAGCATCATTCTCCGGCTTTTCATACTCATTTCCATTGGAGTTATCTCTTTATGGGCAAAATATGAAGCTTCAAAAGGCTTTGGAATCACAATAATCAACGATATCAAAGACTCTCCCCTAGGCAAACGCTTCAACCTCTTGTACATGTCCAACGACAAAGCTACTCGTTTAATCCAAAGCTCTAGTTCTTTCGTTGAGAACATTCTTTATCCAAATATCAGCTACACCAAGAAGAAAGTGAACCGAGTCACTCTTCGGCTGGCTAGGTCCAACATAACCAACTTGTTTGTGGTTGAAACAAACACAAACCATGAGTTTGTGATTACTGTAAGTCCATCAATAGTGGGTGATACCAAAAACCTTGATTATGCTCTTAAATCGATAGTTTTACAGGGATTGTCCCGCGTATGGCTATGGGACGATGACAGTAAGGATAAGGCTCCGCCTTGGCTTATCGACGGCCTGTTGGAATATATAAAGACGGTGGCAGGATATGGTCCCATGAGAGATTTTGATGGGTCGGAGCTGCCGGAATTTGGTCAGTTTTGCATGGGGGATAAGGACCCCTGGGCAGTGGCGCAATTTCTTGACCATTGTGAGCGGCACAGCAAGGGGTTCATCCAACGGTTGAATCAAGCTATGAAAGATGGATGGGATGATCGGACGGTAGAGGATGCGTTAGGGATATCAGCACAGAATATTTGTCATTCTTTTGTCAACTCAGCAAATGGTGAATTACTACAGTAA
- the LOC110635106 gene encoding uncharacterized protein LOC110635106 isoform X2, producing MEDQQLFQPLLSSAAPIITPTLHNAEHDYYHINKSFSSYSSIILRLFILISIGVISLWAKYEASKGFGITIINDIKDSPLGKRFNLLYMSNDKATRLIQSSSSFVENILYPNISYTKKKVNRVTLRLARSNITNLFVVETNTNHEFVITGLSRVWLWDDDSKDKAPPWLIDGLLEYIKTVAGYGPMRDFDGSELPEFGQFCMGDKDPWAVAQFLDHCERHSKGFIQRLNQAMKDGWDDRTVEDALGISAQNICHSFVNSANGELLQ from the exons ATGGAAGATCAACAACTCTTCCAACCCCTCCTATCCTCCGCCGCCCCCATCATCACCCCAACCCTACACAACGCTGAACATGATTATTATCATATCAACAAGAGTTTCTCTTCATATTCCAGCATCATTCTCCGGCTTTTCATACTCATTTCCATTGGAGTTATCTCTTTATGGGCAAAATATGAAGCTTCAAAAGGCTTTGGAATCACAATAATCAACGATATCAAAGACTCTCCCCTAGGCAAACGCTTCAACCTCTTGTACATGTCCAACGACAAAGCTACTCGTTTAATCCAAAGCTCTAGTTCTTTCGTTGAGAACATTCTTTATCCAAATATCAGCTACACCAAGAAGAAAGTGAACCGAGTCACTCTTCGGCTGGCTAGGTCCAACATAACCAACTTGTTTGTGGTTGAAACAAACACAAACCATGAGTTTGTGATTACT GGATTGTCCCGCGTATGGCTATGGGACGATGACAGTAAGGATAAGGCTCCGCCTTGGCTTATCGACGGCCTGTTGGAATATATAAAGACGGTGGCAGGATATGGTCCCATGAGAGATTTTGATGGGTCGGAGCTGCCGGAATTTGGTCAGTTTTGCATGGGGGATAAGGACCCCTGGGCAGTGGCGCAATTTCTTGACCATTGTGAGCGGCACAGCAAGGGGTTCATCCAACGGTTGAATCAAGCTATGAAAGATGGATGGGATGATCGGACGGTAGAGGATGCGTTAGGGATATCAGCACAGAATATTTGTCATTCTTTTGTCAACTCAGCAAATGGTGAATTACTACAGTAA